In Oxalobacteraceae bacterium OTU3CINTB1, the sequence TGATTCAGCCGGCGCACTTGCAAGGTCGCGCCGATGACGAACAGCACGAACATCACGCCGGTGATGACCTTGAGCTCCGGCGCCTCGGCGTTCGGAAGGATCGGCGCGCCCATCGGCACGCGGGTCAAGGTCTCGGTCGCGGCGGGGATCATGTGGAAGAAGAACGTCAACGACAGCAGCACCACTTGCAGCGCCGGCTTGGCCGCCAACTTCCACGCCACCGCCAGCACCAGCAAAGTGATCACGCCGAGCGCGTGCGGCTTGCCGAAGCCGCCATGCTGGAAGATGCCGAAGCCGGTCAGGCAGGTCAGTATGGTTGTGACGAGATAAGTCTTGCCGGCGCCGTTGCCCAGGTCGATGCGCTTGTCGCGGACGAAGCCGACGATGCCGGCGCCGACGGCGACCAGGCTGATGAGTGTGTGGATAACGCCAAGCGTCGTCAGGCCGAACATGGTTTACTCCTTGTCGCGGGGATCGGGGGTAGGACCATGTTAGGCGCGCCGCATCGGACGGCGCGAGTAAAACAATATAAATTGGTGTGAAGCGAAAGCTCAGCTCCCCAGCGGCGGCTTGACCACGGCGACCGCCATGCTCGGCAACGCGATGGTCTGCACCACCACCGGCGGTGTCTCGGTCTGCGGCCGCGCGCCGCTGCCGCGCAGCGCCAGCAGCCAACCGATGCCGTCGAACCAGAACGGCGCGCCCAGCGACGAGGCGAAGGCGGTGACGATCCAGCCCATCAGCGCGAACGCGAGCGCGCCCAGGAAGGCGGCCACGCCCTTGCCGGCGGCGGCGTCAAAGCGCGCCGACGGCCAGCCGATCGGCAGCTTTTCCACCATCTGCCATTCCTTTTTGGCGATGGCGGCCCGCTCCATCGGCGTAACGGTAGGCGCGTCGGCGGCCGGCGCAACGGGCGGCACGGGCGGCTTCACGCGGCCGCTGGCGACGCCGTCGGCGCCCTGCTGCGCCAGCTCGGCCGCCACCTGGTCGTCACCCCACAGGCGCTTGCTCAATTCGATGGCGTCGATGTTCATCGAGGCGGCGTAGAACAGGCCGACGCAAAACAGCACCAGCTGCGAGCGCCGCTTGTACCAGCCGGTGATGCGCTCCATCACCGTTTCGTACCAGATGCGCACGGCGTTTTCCAAAGCCGCCACATCGTCCGGGCCCTCGCCCATGATCGCCAGCAAGGTGCGGGTCAAGCCCTCGTTGCCGACCTGCGCCAGCAGCATCGCCGCCGTCTGCGTCTTGCCGTATTTGGACGTCAGGGTCGATACAAAGGCGCGTGCGAAGATGGTCGACGGAATGTACGACGGCATGCGCCCTTGCTGCGCCATGCCCTGGATCAGCGGATGCTCCATGACGGCGGCGGTCAGCGAACCGGCGCCCAGCTTGTCGAGCCCGAAGCCGGTGTCGATGCGCAGCAGCCGCTTGATCGATGGGATGATGCCGCGCAGGCGCGGCTTGCCGGCGGGCTCGTGCAGCATCGTCAACACGCCGTCGAGCAACACCTTGGCGCGCGTCTGGAACAGCGAGGCGATCGCCTCGCGCGTCGCGCTGCATAGCAGGCTCACGGCCAGGAAGGTGTACGACAAGCCGATGGCCACATCCAGATAATGACTTGACATACAGCCCCCGTTAGAATTCGATCAATGTTCCAGTAACATAATGGATTTTTCGGCCGCAAGCCAGCCGCGAGCACGAATTTCTTATATATCGTAAGATACCGATATTGAAATCGTAAAAATACGATACATATATCGTCATAAGCCGATTTCATTTTTGACCCAGGTGAACCTCAGATGGACATAGACGCGATACACAAAGCCCTCGCCAACCCGATGCGGCGCCAGATCCTGGCGTGGCTGAAGGACCCGGAGCAATATTTTCCGGAGCAGGCGCACCCGCACAAGTTCGGCGTGTGCGCGGGCCAGATCGACCATCGCGCCGCGCTGTCGCAATCGACCGTGTCGGCCCACTTGTCCATTCTGCTCAAGGCCGGCCTGATCACGTCCCACCGGGTCGGGCAATGGAACTACTTTAAACGCGATGAGGCCACGATCCAGGCCTTCATCGACCAAATGACACTATAGGAAATTCGACATGGCTAACCTCTTCGACCCGATCACCATCGGCGACCTCACGCTGAAAAACCGCATCATCATGGCGCCGCTGACGCGCGCCCGCGCCATCGGCGGCGCCCGCGTGCCGAACGCGCTGATGGCCAAGTACTACGAGCAGCGCGCCAGCGCCGGGCTGATCCTGAGCGAGGCCACCTCGGTCACGCCGCAGGGCGTGGGCTACGCCGACACGCCCGGCCTGTGGTCGGACGAGCAGGTCGAGGGCTGGAAGGAAGTGACGGCGGCTGTGCACAAGGCCGGCGGCGTAATCTTCGCGCAACTGTGGCACGTGGGCCGCATCTCCGATCCGGAGCTGCTGAACGGCGACGCGCCGGTGGCGCCAAGCGCGATCGCGGCCGAAGGCCACGTCAGCCTGCTGCGTCCGATGCGCGCCTACCCGGTGCCGCGCGCGCTTGAAACGGAAGAGTTGGCCGGCATCGTCGCCGCCTACAAGAAAGGCGCGGAAAACGCCAAAAAGGCCGGCTTCGATGGCGTGGAAATCCACGGCGCCAACGGCTACCTGCTCGATCAGTTCCTGCAGGACAAAACCAACCAGCGCACCGACAACTACGGCGGCTCGATCGAAAACCGCGCGCGCCTGATGCTGGAAGTGACCGATGCGTGCATCGAGGTGTGGGGCGCGGACCGCGTCGGCATGCACCTGGCGCCGCGCCGCGACGCGCACGACATGGGCGACTCCGATCCGGCCGCCACGTTCGGCTACGTCGCGCGCGAGCTGGGCAAGCGCAAGATCGCCTTCATCTGCGCGCGCGAAGCGGTGGGCGAGGACAGCCTGGGACCGTTGCTGAAGAAGGAGTTCGGCGGCGTCTACATCGCCAACGAAAGCCTGGACAAGCAGACCGCCCAGAAGTTGCTGGACGCCGGCACCGCCGACGCGGTCGCCTTCGGCAAGGCCTTCATCTCGAATCCGGATTTGCCGCGCCGCCTGCAAACCGAAGCGCCGCTGAACGAGTGGAAGCCGGAGACGTTCTACGGCCAGGACGGCGTCGGTTACACCGACTATCCAGCCTTGGCGTAACCCCGCCGGGGGTCAAGTCTGACATTCCGACAGGAGCTCAACAGCGCAGAGGTCCAGTCCGTGTACGAATGTCAGACTTGACCCCGTGGATTGGATCAGCGTGGCTGGGTGTAATTGACCGGCACGTACTGATACGCTTTGCCGTGCGCGCGCACGTGTCCCAGCCCGGGGAACGACAGGTGCGCGGCGCCAATCAAATAGCCCCCCTTGGCTGCGGCCGCGAACGCTTCCTTGCGCTCGGCGATGGCGATCGTGCTGTCGGTGTCGAACTGGATGCCCACGCCCGGATCGTCAAACTGCACACCCTGCACGTGCAGCAAGTCGCCCAACAGCACCAGCTTCTGCCCCTTGCTCTCGACCACATACGTGATGTGGCCGACCGTGTGCCCGCCATTGAAGTAGGATTTGA encodes:
- a CDS encoding ArsR family transcriptional regulator, giving the protein MDIDAIHKALANPMRRQILAWLKDPEQYFPEQAHPHKFGVCAGQIDHRAALSQSTVSAHLSILLKAGLITSHRVGQWNYFKRDEATIQAFIDQMTL
- a CDS encoding alkene reductase yields the protein MANLFDPITIGDLTLKNRIIMAPLTRARAIGGARVPNALMAKYYEQRASAGLILSEATSVTPQGVGYADTPGLWSDEQVEGWKEVTAAVHKAGGVIFAQLWHVGRISDPELLNGDAPVAPSAIAAEGHVSLLRPMRAYPVPRALETEELAGIVAAYKKGAENAKKAGFDGVEIHGANGYLLDQFLQDKTNQRTDNYGGSIENRARLMLEVTDACIEVWGADRVGMHLAPRRDAHDMGDSDPAATFGYVARELGKRKIAFICAREAVGEDSLGPLLKKEFGGVYIANESLDKQTAQKLLDAGTADAVAFGKAFISNPDLPRRLQTEAPLNEWKPETFYGQDGVGYTDYPALA